In Thermus islandicus DSM 21543, a genomic segment contains:
- a CDS encoding DUF1028 domain-containing protein, translating into MRVATFSLVARDPKTGDLGVAVASKFLAVGAVVPFAEAGVGALATQSYANPRFGPQGLALLRQGASPQGVLEAFRRTDPHLERRQFGLVAATGESLTFTGAECHPWAGGLAGEGYAAQGNLLAGPEVVEAMVEVFLTAQAPFPERLLLALKAGERAGGDKRGKQSAALLVVGEGKGYGGLWDRYLDLRVDDHPEPIDELFRLLALHRLLFEKPKERRPLTEEEVRWLQGVLRRQGLYRGEVDGVFGPETERAFLALIGMENLEERYQGGPEVDEVTLEYLKGRFGWS; encoded by the coding sequence ATGCGGGTGGCCACCTTTTCCCTGGTGGCCCGGGACCCAAAGACGGGGGACCTGGGCGTGGCCGTGGCCAGCAAGTTCCTGGCGGTGGGGGCGGTGGTGCCCTTCGCCGAGGCGGGCGTGGGGGCCCTCGCCACCCAGTCCTACGCCAACCCCCGGTTCGGGCCCCAGGGCCTCGCCCTCCTTCGCCAAGGGGCCAGCCCCCAAGGGGTCCTCGAGGCCTTCCGCCGCACCGACCCCCACCTGGAGCGGCGCCAGTTCGGCCTGGTGGCGGCCACGGGGGAGAGCCTCACCTTCACCGGGGCCGAGTGCCACCCCTGGGCCGGGGGCCTTGCGGGGGAGGGGTACGCGGCCCAGGGGAACCTCCTTGCGGGCCCTGAAGTGGTGGAGGCCATGGTGGAGGTCTTCCTCACCGCCCAAGCCCCCTTTCCCGAAAGGCTCCTCCTCGCCTTGAAGGCCGGGGAGAGGGCCGGGGGGGACAAGCGGGGAAAGCAGTCTGCCGCCCTCTTGGTGGTGGGGGAGGGGAAGGGGTACGGGGGGCTTTGGGACCGGTACCTGGACCTTCGGGTCGACGACCACCCCGAGCCCATAGACGAGCTTTTCCGCCTCCTCGCCCTCCACCGCCTCCTCTTTGAAAAGCCCAAGGAACGGCGCCCCCTCACGGAGGAGGAGGTGCGCTGGCTCCAGGGGGTCCTCCGGCGCCAGGGGCTTTACCGGGGCGAGGTGGACGGGGTCTTCGGTCCGGAGACGGAGCGGGCCTTCCTGGCCCTCATCGGCATGGAGAACCTCGAGGAGCGCTACCAGGGGGGGCCCGAGGTGGACGAGGTCACCCTGGAGTACCTCAAGGGGAGGTTCGGGTGGAGCTAG